A DNA window from Flavisolibacter ginsenosidimutans contains the following coding sequences:
- a CDS encoding ATP-binding protein, protein MEISNPGRLLPSKKIDRLIRTTPESRNEILAQAFRRYNICEERGSALKKQ, encoded by the coding sequence ATTGAAATTTCCAACCCCGGCCGGTTATTACCGAGCAAGAAGATTGACCGGTTGATCAGAACCACGCCGGAATCAAGAAATGAAATATTAGCACAGGCTTTCCGACGATACAATATTTGCGAAGAAAGAGGTTCGGCTTTGAAAAAGCAGTAA